The stretch of DNA tacTATACATGCAATtcttgtaaaaaacaaacacaacagtgtaTAATATGGTAAGTCATCATGAatcaacatacagtacattttagGTACAGTTTCAGGCCTACAGTATGTTGGTAAACATCATGGCACACTCGGCCTTTATTAACCATTTTAACATAGTTTAAAACACTGTCAAAGCCATTAGAGAAGGACCTTTTAAAGCTGCTCTAAGAGATATGATTTTATTgaggataaaaataaataaaataaaacaataattaaatagCTTTATATTAGTGTTTGGTCAGTGTCATGtttctcctccccctgctcataCAGTGAAACATAAGGCTTAATCAATGCAAAAAATCATAGAAAGAAATAGACAACTCACCTGGCTCTACGCTTACGGACTCTTCTATCATAGTCGGCCTCTTCGTAGTAAAGCTCATTATGGGCGGCGTCCTTGCGTTTGCCGGCAGTTGTAACCATGGTCCGTGACTGATTCCCATTACCGGGCTGTGCTCCTGCTGTGCTTCCCGGGGCTGCACCAAAATAAGAGGACGGAGGCAAATTAGTTATATCGGTTTGAGCTGGAGGTGGCAGCCGCTGACCCCCAGCAGACGCTGATTAATGGGCTGTGTCTCAATCTCAGTGGTGGACAGAGAAGGTCAGATGGGAGGAGAGTGCAGGTTTTGAACATCACAGGAGGTGTAAATCAACCTTGTTGGCCAGCGTTATACCCCACTGACTTTTTTGAGAAAGAGTTGAGAAtgttaatctttttttcttatctgGGGCATCCGGCCAGATCATGTGTCTCACTCACAGAGAACGTTAATTATAGGATGGAGAAAAGAGGCGATTGCCACTGGAAGCATTCACGTTTCTCCACAGACATTCAGATGCAGGAACCTTGAGGATTAAATATTCATCACTTTACACTTCAAAGGCCGTACTTCTTGTCTGATCCGTGATTTTACTGGTTTGTGCAAAAACCCCATAAAGCTAATGGAGTGTGTAGAGCAGTATATTAGAGTTACTGGGGTTTTTAATGTGGGGGAGTCTGATCTCGTCCATATTCACGCAGATCCGCACAGTTTGGGGGAGGTTATATAGACTAAACTCTGCAGGTCAGGTAAGGAtataaatcattaataatcTGATCTGCATACATGTgcttatgcatgtgtgtgcaggtgagaAAGACGCACTGATTGTAGTTACAAATCACCATCCTGGTGCATATACTGTGGAAAGAATGAGGTGAGATCATTTGCACAGGgagtattgtaaatattttccACTGAAAATATGGGTAAACAACGGCCTCTTTAACTTCCTGGCCTACATATTCACGCTCGGAGAAGAGCTGCCAGTGAATGACTTTGAAtaagggagagaaagggggtggaggaggggttGAAGCGagcaaaaaatgaaataaagaagggttgtgtgggggggggggagtgagaGCGAGCTGAGCTGAAGACAGTGCTGAGCGGGAGGAAGGAGAGCGATGTGGGAGTATGTGAGGAATGAGCGTTACTCTGATGAATTATTTAAGGCTTGAAATTCCACGGCCCTCTGGaggcctctcctctctgccgCACTTTGatagggggtgggggggtggggtggaTGAGGCGCTATGAGGACACCATATACTGTATCCGTGCCATAGATCATCAAGTCCACAGTGTTGTGCAGCGCATGGGGTATTGATGTGTGGCGAGTGGGAGAGCCTTTTAGAAAGAGTGCAATATGTGGCATTAGagcatgtgtgtttatgggagTAGGGGGGGCAGTATGTCTgctatgttgtgtgtgtgtgtgtgtgtgtgtgtgtgtgtgtgtgtgtgtgtgtgcgagtacTTGCAGTATATACATTATGATGGAGGCTTCAGAGTGCACTAAAGATGGAGTGAACCCGACTGTGAAATTAGTGGCTGCCTGTGATAAAGTGCTTTAGGAGAGATGGTGCCGACTTGTATCTGTACTTACTGTCCAGAAGGTATGTTCTCAGTTTGTTTCTAAAAGCTGCTCAcggaggagatggagatggaaaagaaaacatcacaacaaGAGAGACGAAGGTGTGGAAAACCTGCTCAACCAAGGAACATGACAACTAAGGAATGTTACGTAATATAGGAGGTAATTATTGGGACAGATGAGGCGACTAACCGTCGACGTTGTAGACCTTCAACCCGGCCAGGTGTTTGGCCGCCCGGTGCTTTgaggcagagagaagtgctGGGTTATGGATCGGAAAATCCCTGTAGTAATACTCCAAAATGGACAGAGCAGCCCTCTGAATGCTGTgtgagatgagagaggagatggagagagaaaattcAGAGACACTAGAAATGCAACTTGCATTATGGCTGACTTAAATAAGACACTGAAGAAAGCCCCCTTGCATCTACTGAACAGTGAACAGAGATTTTAGACAACCAAATaccttttttgtgtcatcaaaTCTTGCTTTAATTAAAACAGAACTGTGCTGTAATTCTAGACAAATGTTAGACTTATGTTTGACAGTTTACAAAATCGTTATATCAAATTCAATGCAGCGGAACAAGAGATATTGTCTTTCTCATTTCATGACATTTTTGTTCTTGtgcttacattacccacaatgcaacttgatCAATGTCAGTTGGAGACTGGGATGTGTTATTGCTCAAACAACAACCTCTGGGGTTGAAAAATAAAGTCAACGCCGAAGTGCCAAAAACTGCGGTTCCTTGAATGACCACTTGAGGCTGGATACAAAAGCTTggtacaaaaaacattttgggttTCTATAGCTAATTTAGCTGCTCATTACAACGATATGGTGAgtcatttttttatataactcACTTGTCTGAATTATATTAAGGCTAAAAGTTACCCATTATTTGAGGGGGtttgaggcattttttttttatgcaaatatCATACGAATAATATAGCTTGCTGTGCTGTTAATTGCACTAACAGACCGGAGAGGGGAGACAATTAGCGGTGTTGTGGATTAACAAGTGACCATGTTAGTGTTAACTGGCAGGTGAGCTCTGGACGATAGAGTTGTAGCGGAGCCTGCAGCCTCTGGAGGACTAAACACCTAGAATCGAGGATAAGACAGTTTATCTTTTAAACATTTAGGATTTGAAAGTGGATCTATCTTCACTTGAGGTTCTCCACCTCTGCAACCGTGAATGCAAAGCTACTATGTTCTCTGTTATTTGATAACCGTATGGAGGGGAATGCgataaatgcagaaaaagacaaTGGGAATAACAGAAAGAACCAGAGTTTCTGGTGAATGCTGCCTGTAGTCAGAGGATAAGGTAAAGTCAAGCTTGTGCCCTTCACTTGAATAAACACAGGTAATTCTGCCATCAGTCTCtcagaaataacagttttttacAGTCAGTTGTTATGCTAGAATTGGCTAATGCAGGAGCGAACTTCTGTCTCActccaaatatatatatatatattttttttttctaacaattTCAGACTCGTAGTCTTCAACCAACAGTgctgacatcacttgaggctTTTGTAATTTTGtgcagctccctctggagccacaaaaggatTTATCTAACTTAAAATGCTGCACTTCCCATGTAAGTCAGTGGTAGCTGACAGTCTCTATGGTCTTAACTTCCTGTTTACCATCCTGCAAATTAATTCCAACTCATACCATGAAGAAGAGGGTAAATTATATCAATCCTGGTCACACAGACCTTATCTGATTACTACTGTGCCCGTCTCCTGTTGTCGTCACACACGCGATCAGAACAGAAACAAAGTAAGACAGGCACAAGACGAAGGCCTGTGTCCGCCACTTTCTCATCCCGCCCGCCAAACTCTGAGAATAGCTCGCCTTGAGCAAACTAGACGAGGAGGCTGATGAGTAACTCAATTACTGCCTGTGCCAGTCTTCCCTGTGGACATTTATTACACACATACTTCAACGTGATAGAGTGTAATGGCTGTGACCaagtgccagtgtgtgtttcttaacGTGCACTGAACAGAAAAGTCATATTCAAACGAGGAATTGTAAAAGGATTATGTTCACAGTGTCTTTCTCAGTTCTTACTCCATCACAGACTGTACGTAAAGCACAAAGAGGAGGGGATTAAATTGAGGGATCAGTCGTACCTGAGCTGCCCGATGTTGTAGTGACGCGTCTCTCCATCAGTGGAACGCATGACACACACGCTGTAGCAGGGCTGGAAGTGACGAAGCTCCAGCAGCACCACGGCCAGGTAGTGGACAAACAGCTGGGAGTCGACGAGGGACACGGCAAACTGCACGATACCATGGTAGTCCTCATCCTGCaaagtttttaaatgaattaatgacTAAAAttgcaaacaagaaaaaactgtATGctagaaacaacaaaaaatggcacctgaaaaacacacagcagagcaaTCTTAAACCTAAACAGACACTGTATAAAGATTTTGTGAAACATATGTGAGTGATACAATGCTGTTTACTGAGTTTAATGAAAGCCAAATTCAAGGACGACTAAgtcaaaaaaagaataaatcgAAACATAACACAAGTGCAGAAaacgagaaaaacaaaaagctctcAAGCAGCAGCCTCATAATGCTATAAACATGCAAATAAACTCTGGATAATGCTGttaaatttaaagtaaaatatgtttgtcatgaatgaaaaaatatttggtAAAAAATGAACCCAATGCCCATTTTTTCATAAATTCATCGAAATATTGTACCACACATTGAAACCCACCTGAGCGTCCAGGATCCGGACCCCATAGAAGAGCCAATAAGACATGGTGAGCAGCAGTGTAAGCGTGGTGAGGAAGGCacggtacacacacactctgggcAGGCTGGCACGGCCCGGTCGGAGAAACAAGGCCCAAATGGCCACCAGGAGGATGAGGAGCTTGAAGGcgatggagaggaagaggccTTCGCAGGCTGTGCCGCAGGCCTGCAGCCTGTCGGGCCACATGACAACTGGAAGAAGCAGGAAGACCAGAGGTGTTGCCAGCACCAGCAGCCCCACACACAGGCCAACTGCCAGGGGGAGATAGCGGCGGAAGCCTTGGGTCCGGTCCTGTATTTCTTTCCCCAGACCAACCACTTCCTCCTGGGAAATACTCAGCTCCGAGGTGCCGGTCACTGCGGTGGTGGTTTCCCCCCAGTTATCATCCTGAAGGAGGCAAGAAAGAAGAGTGAAGCCCTGGATGTATGTTTTAATATGTTTGGTTGTCTGGATCCAGTAGTCACTCTACTGAAAGGTAGTTCAAACAATTCACCTCCAAATGGGAAAAACCGTTTTCCGCTTACTGCAATTTTCTTTAGGTATTAGCTGTAAAGATGTCTGCCTTATCTAAAATATAAAGTAACTAAATGACATAGAAGGAagtgtgcatctactcatggacaaAAGCCAAGCTAACTAAGCTAGTTAGGTTACAGCTCAGCCGAGGATAGCGAGGTTTACATACAGTGCTGATTAGAAGCCTCTCATCAATGAGTGGATGTGCATTTAGGTCTTTGCATATGATAACAATATGGTGTAgttcagtaaaaagaaaatagttcctacatgataaaaaaaaaataaaccaggtaagaggaaaaatgtgaatttttgaTTGTGGGGTTAACTGTCTCGTTAACACTGATACCAATTCTCCgacagctagctgctaacattGTCTGTCTGCCATTTGTTGCAATGCATAAAAAGCTGTGTGATATTACTCAGTTACTtgatcaaataaaatacatctatgaaaatatataaaatattggAAAGTGTTAATTTATCAACTTATCAGCATCACAGACAAAAGTCTGTATTGGGGAAAAGTAGGAGTAGATTAGTAGTTTATAACCTGGGAAAGGAACACTGATAGATGATACGAGGCATAAGAGAGATGTGCTTTCTGTTCGTCAATTTAAAATGGGTGACAGAATGGAGTAAATTTAATCAGAAACTGGCAAATCAGATAATAAACATTAACCCAAATCTGACAGGAAACACTGCCTCCATTATCCGGTTTTCCTCCAGTCTTTGCAGGAACAATTGGCTCAGATTTTATGCACTGTGCACACAGCACATCCTGCGTGCTATTTAGAGATGTTTGGTTTTCCTGGGGTTCTGCCTCATTATGACAGGCCTTTTCAAAGTCCCACTGAGGTAATATAGGATGACATGCCAGGAAGTGCGGTAAGGTTCACGTAGGGAGGAAGACGCACACCGACATAtgccggcacacacacacacacacacacacacatattgaatAATGACAACAGAAGCTGGAGCTTTCCGTGCCCATCATAGCAATTTAaagtcatattttctttttcttcctcgaCAGCCGGGGTCATTTTAAGCATAAATCACTGCAACAAAGAGGAGAGGCACGGGGAGTATAAATTAGCGACAAGTCTGCTCCAAAgaggcatttatttttttgtccgCCTGTCATTAATTCCACTAATTAGCCATTCATTGTCTCCCCAGAGTGTCACTGCATTGTACATCTCTCCGACTGCGACCAATCACAAGAGCCGCAGCTGCACAGAGAGGCATAAAGGCTGAAAAAATGACAAGCTGACAGATAAGCCATCATGGcttcacacacatgtgcacacacacagacacatgtgccacaaacacatacacacctgaGCACATCAAAGCTCCGAACTGAAGCCATATGGGCCTGATGACGAAATCCAGACAGAAGAAGTCTGCATTAATTCTCACCTGTCTACTGTGTCTCACTGTAAACTGTGCCATCCCAGGCTATTAAGAATTTAATAAGACTTTCTCCGATTAATAGGAACCCTGCCGCTGTCTCTGGAATGGAAAATATGAAATCAACATTGCGTTTGCATATTTCCAGTCGGGCAAATGCAGCCTGAGTACGGTTACATTACTGTTCACAGCTAATTAACTCAGCCGCGCTGGAGGAGAGGATGCCATCCGGAGGCAGAAGATGAACGAGCGTGAGATGAGGCGAgggagggaaagggagagaggggagggcgGCAGCGGTTAGGGTGTGAGAGAGACGTAAATGAGTAGAGAaagaaggaggtggaggtggagtgtGCAGACGCTGCATTTAGCGTTTAATTCTCGCTGTCTGTCTGCCACACTAATGTGTGAAGCCAGAGGTCAGCCTTGTAAGTGCAGTGTCAACTCCATTTAGTATCGGAGCTCATTTCTATTCCCCTCACATCTCTCCTCTGACGCTCCCTTTCTTTCTTAAGTCAACTCTTTTTACAGGGTCACAACCTTTTGAGCATCACCTCACTTCATTCCCCACTTCAGTGAAAGAGCAGAGCAAGCGGAACAATATCCTGTTATGCCCGACAGTTCAATCTTAATTGTGGAAACAGAAGTCGACCAACCAATATCCACTTGAGGTCCAGTacagagccctggagtggccaTCATCAAGGCCATGTTTCACTACGTCACGTGCACGAGATGCAATCTGTCCCGGTGTTTTGGGTAATTAGCACACACCAGGTACAGTGTATAATGCGTTTAACACACAGGTAGACTATCAACATGCAGCAAGTGTCTCAATTTGAGTGTGTAACTGTGTTGGTGGATGAGCTGTGCACGTCTTCATGCACGGTGGGTATACTTGGATTGTGGCATGTTGACTGTTCACCAATGCGTTCAAActtaacacatgcacacaatccATCAAtccataca from Sparus aurata chromosome 9, fSpaAur1.1, whole genome shotgun sequence encodes:
- the LOC115588615 gene encoding vang-like protein 1, translating into MDTESTHSGYSYHSSRSGRSNRHGDRSRERHKASSKDSIRSERSVVINPPDSPSQESPVHNGEPLPGEPSPGADPGDDPQDDNWGETTTAVTGTSELSISQEEVVGLGKEIQDRTQGFRRYLPLAVGLCVGLLVLATPLVFLLLPVVMWPDRLQACGTACEGLFLSIAFKLLILLVAIWALFLRPGRASLPRVCVYRAFLTTLTLLLTMSYWLFYGVRILDAQDEDYHGIVQFAVSLVDSQLFVHYLAVVLLELRHFQPCYSVCVMRSTDGETRHYNIGQLSIQRAALSILEYYYRDFPIHNPALLSASKHRAAKHLAGLKVYNVDAPGSTAGAQPGNGNQSRTMVTTAGKRKDAAHNELYYEEADYDRRVRKRRARLVVAVEEAFTHVRRMKKEDERTTPSDIMDVREAALAIFPSMARSLQKYLRTTRRQHCHSMESIQKHLAFCLVNNMSPKAFLEAYLAPGPTLQYGPERWMADQWTLVSEASVTSGIKEGTEFLLRCLDFSLAITIKGIPYIRITEEYIDPKSHKFLLLLQSETSV